The proteins below are encoded in one region of Gammaproteobacteria bacterium:
- a CDS encoding TRAP transporter small permease subunit, which yields MIKQNLPQMARAFAYAMISGVFLYLINNYLVFWQEMPGPYALSLHYGWFGQEVEELDESKISQGWTQLIVYPLVLLSSIAYVFKTTTRTLEQESIRFARLSAYIVRFAFWSVTLVGSVDMLISLLRVENILEPLVGEWLTQQLGRPIFRGTYVHYPLIVISLFVAAWLRHISFTWLALMCVLAEFLIVITRFVFSYEQAYMGDVVRFWYAGLFLFASAHTLVEEGHVRVDVLYTGFTRRKKALYDSVGCLFLGMPICWVILMQGMGGRGNSINSPLLSFEVSQSGYGMYVKYIMAGFLIIFSVTMLIQFVSYLLYNVNQLQGRGKDEEYLTYYQLISGDKTAVTGDGH from the coding sequence AATGATCAGTGGCGTATTTCTGTACCTGATAAACAATTACCTGGTGTTCTGGCAGGAAATGCCAGGGCCTTACGCACTATCCCTGCACTATGGCTGGTTCGGACAGGAAGTCGAAGAACTCGATGAATCAAAAATCAGCCAGGGCTGGACCCAGTTGATCGTTTACCCGCTGGTATTGCTGTCCAGTATTGCTTACGTGTTTAAAACCACGACGCGTACGCTCGAGCAGGAAAGTATCCGCTTTGCCCGACTTTCCGCCTACATTGTTCGATTCGCATTCTGGTCTGTTACGCTGGTCGGCTCGGTCGACATGCTAATTTCGCTCCTGCGTGTTGAAAACATTCTTGAACCGCTTGTCGGCGAATGGCTTACCCAGCAGTTGGGACGACCCATATTTCGTGGTACCTATGTTCATTATCCGTTAATCGTGATCTCGCTTTTCGTGGCTGCCTGGCTGCGTCACATCAGCTTCACCTGGCTGGCACTAATGTGCGTGCTGGCGGAGTTCCTGATAGTTATCACGCGCTTCGTATTCTCCTACGAGCAAGCTTACATGGGTGACGTGGTTCGCTTCTGGTACGCCGGGTTGTTTTTATTCGCCAGCGCCCATACGCTGGTCGAGGAAGGTCACGTGCGCGTCGACGTGCTCTATACCGGATTTACCCGCCGCAAGAAAGCGTTATACGATTCCGTTGGCTGCCTGTTTCTGGGCATGCCAATTTGCTGGGTCATACTGATGCAGGGCATGGGTGGCCGCGGTAACAGTATCAACAGCCCGCTGCTCAGCTTCGAGGTATCCCAGAGCGGCTACGGCATGTACGTCAAGTACATCATGGCAGGTTTCCTGATTATATTTTCGGTTACGATGCTGATCCAGTTCGTCAGTTACCTGCTTTACAACGTCAACCAGTTACAGGGTCGCGGCAAAGATGAAGAGTACCTGACCTATTACCAGCTCATCTCGGGCGATAAAACTGCAGTTACTGGGGATGGCCACTAA
- a CDS encoding response regulator: MISSTDKKTDIPKGSNIEPYENARRLSILRRQRKVLIVDDESTGRTILAKIIQQAEDDVSIESFANPLEALHWLDHNHPDLIITDYRMPDINGVELIKQIRTRSACQDIPIMMITVVSEKSVRYDALEAGATAFLTRPIDQIECRTSCRNLLKLHEQQSIIQDRADWLARQVEVATQQIVSREHETLLRLAKAGEYRDEVTGNHVVRMARYSREIAEALGLSEKECDEIEYAAPMHDIGKIGIQDRILLKPGKFEPTEWMTMQQHTIIGHSILSHSQSRYIQTGSIIALNHHERFDGSGYPNGISGKDIPLVARIVTVADVYDALVSARPYKRAWDAKDAQDYLHKHAGTQFDPICVEAFFERLDTITKIHDTFSDG, translated from the coding sequence TTGATTTCGAGCACAGATAAAAAAACCGATATTCCAAAGGGCTCAAATATCGAACCTTATGAAAACGCCCGTCGACTCAGCATTCTTCGGCGCCAGCGTAAGGTGTTAATCGTCGACGATGAATCAACCGGTCGAACCATCCTCGCAAAGATAATTCAGCAAGCCGAAGACGATGTCAGTATCGAATCATTTGCCAACCCGCTCGAAGCACTGCACTGGTTAGATCACAACCATCCAGATTTAATCATTACAGACTATCGCATGCCCGATATTAATGGCGTCGAGCTGATCAAGCAAATTCGTACCAGGTCGGCCTGCCAGGATATCCCGATCATGATGATTACCGTGGTGAGCGAGAAATCGGTCCGTTACGATGCCCTGGAAGCCGGGGCAACGGCATTTCTGACTCGTCCAATCGATCAGATCGAATGCCGCACCAGCTGTCGTAATCTACTCAAACTGCATGAACAGCAATCCATCATCCAGGATCGCGCCGACTGGTTGGCACGTCAGGTTGAAGTTGCGACCCAGCAGATCGTCTCGCGAGAACATGAAACCCTGCTGCGCCTCGCCAAGGCGGGGGAATACCGCGACGAGGTGACCGGGAATCATGTTGTGCGCATGGCCAGGTATTCACGCGAGATCGCCGAAGCCCTTGGCCTCAGCGAAAAAGAGTGTGACGAAATCGAGTATGCCGCGCCGATGCACGACATCGGTAAGATTGGGATCCAGGACAGGATCCTGCTCAAACCCGGCAAATTCGAACCGACCGAGTGGATGACCATGCAGCAGCATACCATTATCGGCCACTCGATTTTATCGCACAGCCAGTCGCGCTATATCCAGACAGGCTCGATTATTGCGCTCAATCACCACGAGCGTTTTGATGGCAGCGGCTATCCAAACGGTATTTCGGGTAAAGACATTCCGCTGGTGGCACGTATCGTCACAGTGGCGGATGTATATGATGCGCTGGTTTCAGCCAGACCCTATAAACGCGCCTGGGATGCCAAGGATGCCCAGGATTACCTGCACAAGCATGCGGGCACCCAGTTCGACCCGATTTGTGTTGAAGCCTTTTTCGAACGTTTAGACACGATTACTAAAATCCATGATACTTTCAGCGACGGTTAG
- a CDS encoding AEC family transporter, with translation MPEVDLIYRIVAIIFPVFSIVALGYFYARQRHDTDMSSGNRINMDIFTPALIFDSMSGSNYVLADYLHLSLGCLAVVLGSGIIAWPVARFMGYQWKTLVPPMMFNNCGNMGLPLVVLTFGEAMLPAAILLLAISNFLHFLVGQQLITQRWSIRTVLTNPMIVATFLGIAVSILEIQLPETLRLPIHMLGLIAIPLMLFSLGVRMIAIDFRDWEISTIGALLCPISGLIIAVLFVKLLPLPQEQASLLLLFSILPPAILNFIVAERFDQEPHRVASIVLVGNLASVLVIPALLWFIL, from the coding sequence ATGCCAGAGGTGGATTTAATCTATCGCATTGTTGCGATTATTTTCCCGGTGTTCAGTATCGTGGCGCTTGGTTACTTCTATGCGCGTCAGCGCCACGATACCGATATGTCCTCCGGTAATCGGATCAACATGGACATATTCACCCCGGCCCTCATTTTCGATTCCATGTCCGGAAGCAATTACGTGCTGGCAGATTACCTCCACCTGTCATTGGGGTGCTTGGCCGTCGTGCTCGGCTCCGGGATCATTGCCTGGCCGGTCGCCCGGTTTATGGGTTACCAGTGGAAAACACTGGTTCCGCCAATGATGTTCAATAATTGCGGCAACATGGGTCTGCCGCTGGTGGTACTGACCTTTGGTGAAGCGATGCTGCCAGCCGCTATCTTGCTGCTGGCGATATCAAACTTTCTACACTTCCTCGTCGGTCAACAACTGATCACCCAGCGCTGGTCTATCAGGACGGTGCTGACGAATCCGATGATCGTGGCCACTTTTCTCGGTATCGCGGTATCAATTCTCGAAATACAGCTTCCAGAAACCCTGCGACTGCCGATCCATATGCTCGGACTGATCGCTATTCCGTTGATGCTGTTCTCGCTTGGCGTTCGTATGATAGCAATCGATTTTCGTGACTGGGAAATCAGCACCATCGGTGCATTGCTATGCCCGATCAGTGGTCTGATAATCGCGGTGCTATTTGTTAAACTGTTGCCGTTACCGCAGGAGCAGGCATCCTTGCTGTTATTGTTTAGCATCCTGCCGCCCGCGATCCTGAATTTCATCGTGGCCGAAAGATTCGACCAGGAACCCCATCGGGTTGCTTCTATCGTACTGGTCGGCAACCTGGCAAGCGTGCTGGTCATCCCCGCCTTACTCTGGTTCATACTATGA
- a CDS encoding MFS transporter, with amino-acid sequence MNRNVIQLALAQASMMSVNSLMVTAAAIIGSHLATNKALATLPLALYFVAVMLTSIPASLLMGVIGRKRGFLLATLIGIIGGGCGAVGIYQGLFPLFCIGTIAIGVYTGFGNYFRFAATEVAPAEKKNTAISYVLAGGVLAAVIGPNLANLSKDVFAVTYVGTLISVIILYSLNGINFMFMQLPKPLIRDFRQTTRPMLQIAAQPAFIVAVASAAIGYGIMVLLMTATPLEMTHQHHEFSEVAFVIQWHVLGMFVPSFFTGHLINRFGAQRIIMTGTLLMVLCILMSFHGSSVSHFWAALLTLGVGWNFMFIGGTSLLTETYRGDESAKAQAFNDFTVFTVAAASSFSAGALQYEWGWRFVNYAVTPLIAIVVLANIWLKFNNRRRLLSTGH; translated from the coding sequence ATGAATCGTAACGTTATCCAGCTGGCCCTGGCACAGGCCAGCATGATGTCGGTAAATTCCCTGATGGTAACTGCCGCGGCCATTATCGGTAGTCATCTGGCCACCAACAAGGCGCTGGCTACCCTGCCACTCGCACTCTATTTTGTGGCTGTCATGCTGACCAGTATCCCGGCCTCGCTGTTAATGGGCGTGATCGGTCGCAAGCGCGGATTTTTGCTCGCGACCCTGATCGGTATTATCGGTGGCGGCTGCGGTGCCGTCGGAATTTATCAAGGCCTGTTCCCGCTGTTTTGTATCGGCACGATTGCAATCGGCGTTTATACCGGCTTCGGCAACTACTTCAGGTTTGCCGCGACCGAGGTTGCACCAGCGGAAAAAAAGAACACGGCGATCAGTTACGTTCTCGCCGGTGGTGTGCTTGCTGCAGTCATCGGACCGAATCTGGCCAATCTCAGTAAAGACGTGTTTGCTGTCACTTACGTCGGCACATTGATATCAGTGATAATTCTATACAGCCTGAACGGGATTAATTTTATGTTCATGCAACTGCCAAAACCTCTAATCCGGGACTTCAGGCAAACCACCCGGCCGATGCTGCAGATAGCGGCACAACCTGCGTTTATCGTGGCCGTTGCGAGCGCAGCCATTGGCTATGGCATTATGGTCTTGCTGATGACAGCCACTCCCCTCGAGATGACGCATCAACATCATGAATTCAGCGAGGTCGCCTTCGTTATCCAGTGGCATGTACTCGGGATGTTCGTGCCATCGTTTTTTACCGGGCATTTGATCAATCGCTTTGGCGCACAGCGGATTATCATGACCGGCACCTTGCTGATGGTGCTATGCATTTTGATGAGTTTTCATGGCAGTTCCGTTTCACATTTCTGGGCGGCGCTTCTGACCCTGGGCGTCGGCTGGAATTTCATGTTTATCGGTGGCACCAGTCTGCTGACGGAAACCTATCGCGGTGACGAAAGCGCCAAGGCGCAGGCTTTCAATGATTTCACCGTATTTACTGTGGCGGCGGCATCGTCTTTCAGCGCGGGGGCCCTGCAATATGAATGGGGGTGGCGCTTCGTCAACTACGCGGTCACACCGCTGATCGCCATCGTGGTGCTGGCAAACATCTGGTTAAAATTTAACAACAGGCGTCGCCTGTTATCTACAGGGCATTGA
- a CDS encoding DUF192 domain-containing protein, producing MSHSYICSTNSKIRLLAVLFFLIASHAPGVLAGPDTIDIKIGQGSYRVELALTSAQRRQGLMHRERLAHNGGMLLVYPRPGDHRIWMKNMKIPLRVLWIDEQFKVLQIRRLVPCEASPCPVFSAPLPARYILELSDDEHDVKPGDEIVGLNAL from the coding sequence ATGTCACATTCATATATTTGTAGCACAAATTCCAAAATCCGCCTGCTCGCGGTGCTATTTTTTTTGATCGCGAGTCATGCTCCTGGCGTACTCGCCGGGCCTGATACGATTGATATAAAGATTGGTCAAGGCAGTTACCGGGTCGAGCTTGCGCTGACATCAGCGCAGCGTCGTCAGGGTTTAATGCATCGCGAGCGACTTGCCCATAACGGTGGTATGTTGTTGGTCTATCCGCGGCCCGGTGACCATCGTATCTGGATGAAGAATATGAAAATTCCGTTAAGGGTGCTCTGGATCGACGAGCAATTCAAGGTGTTGCAAATCCGGCGCCTTGTTCCCTGTGAGGCATCTCCGTGCCCGGTATTTTCAGCACCATTACCGGCACGGTATATCCTCGAGTTAAGCGATGATGAACACGATGTCAAACCGGGCGACGAGATCGTAGGGCTCAATGCCCTGTAG
- a CDS encoding TRAP transporter large permease subunit: MELYFLVLLIAIMVFALTSGFPVAFALPGSAIATIAIAAFCGWIFEGSVDAYFVLGGPNQWLSAGVTNYRSLYWVVERDTLIAIPLFIFMGIMLQRSRIAEDLLVAMAQLFGPIPGGLGISVVFVGALLAATTGIVGATVIAMGLISLPAMLRNNYSKSLACGTICASGTLGQIIPPSIVLIILADQLSSAADQAATARKSEYKEATGEFSMPGDFDVVTASAGDMFMGAFIPGMILVGLYMLYILVSALVKPDNAPPVPFEGKYDHKFIIKVLLALVPPLALIFIVLGSIILGVATVNQAGAIGAIGAMMMGSYRLMEGKKRAYYPAGLAIGAVIVIIILLNFFNLNIKNIQSGRDAFGVTLATVAALVLIGSIGWATWRAFKIDDTLHGVMMDTAKTTSMVFIILLGAAMLTSAFRGFGGEELVKEHLTALPGGFWTQFIVVMAVIFFLGFFLDFLEIAVVVVPIVAPILLADPGANVTAVWFGVMVGLNIQTSFLTPPFGFSLFYLRGVAPRDVRTLQIYKGAAAFIVLQLAGLAIAGAFPGLVNYLPNKTHLVSETAPPPSNPKLQECLENYLFVEYDNNRSTIESSIERISTASLSYLPDEYQERLNESYKQAGAAFAMIEEIRATKKALEDYSPGYRPLHVEVRQIQREVRKLKKEIDELEQQRQRVAFTEPVDEKRIKKILADIARIESESKTLQASIPDNWQDARARFDALAKAETKARRTYRQNVDESYDMIVTMRKMIGETDKLAVLQQEFDPLLSLIREQAPEDGLEAIKILELEVDKLTETHRIKSKLSRAKRALRGTTPDKDKAIGQVMLAAEILQSEVEWHQRAADELADDLDEYDQAIASTIGMRMQERLTSEQAESIASCLAVHKDLSLHF, from the coding sequence ATGGAACTCTACTTCCTCGTCCTGTTAATTGCGATCATGGTATTCGCCCTGACTTCCGGTTTTCCGGTGGCGTTCGCGTTGCCTGGCTCGGCGATCGCGACGATTGCGATTGCTGCATTTTGCGGCTGGATATTCGAGGGCAGCGTCGATGCCTATTTTGTACTCGGCGGGCCCAACCAGTGGCTTAGCGCCGGGGTTACCAATTACCGAAGTCTGTACTGGGTGGTCGAGCGCGATACGTTGATTGCCATCCCGTTGTTTATCTTCATGGGCATCATGCTGCAGCGTTCGCGCATTGCCGAGGACTTGCTGGTGGCAATGGCGCAGCTGTTTGGTCCGATCCCGGGGGGACTCGGAATTTCGGTGGTGTTTGTCGGTGCCCTGCTTGCCGCGACAACCGGAATCGTCGGTGCCACGGTGATCGCCATGGGCCTGATATCGCTACCGGCAATGTTGCGCAACAATTATTCCAAGTCGCTGGCCTGCGGTACGATCTGTGCCTCGGGGACGCTAGGCCAGATCATTCCGCCATCGATCGTATTGATTATCCTTGCCGACCAGTTGTCAAGCGCCGCAGACCAGGCTGCGACCGCGCGTAAGTCCGAGTATAAAGAGGCCACCGGTGAATTTTCGATGCCGGGCGACTTCGATGTGGTAACCGCAAGCGCCGGCGACATGTTCATGGGCGCATTCATTCCGGGCATGATCCTGGTCGGACTTTACATGCTGTACATCCTGGTATCGGCGCTGGTCAAGCCCGATAACGCACCGCCCGTGCCTTTTGAGGGCAAGTATGATCACAAGTTCATCATCAAGGTCCTGCTCGCCCTGGTACCACCACTGGCGTTGATTTTCATCGTGCTGGGCTCGATCATCCTTGGTGTTGCAACAGTCAACCAGGCCGGCGCGATTGGCGCGATCGGCGCAATGATGATGGGCAGTTACCGTCTCATGGAAGGCAAGAAAAGGGCTTATTATCCGGCGGGGCTCGCCATTGGCGCGGTGATCGTAATCATCATTCTGCTGAACTTTTTCAATCTGAATATCAAGAACATTCAAAGCGGACGCGATGCTTTCGGGGTCACACTTGCCACCGTTGCCGCCCTGGTTCTGATCGGTTCCATTGGCTGGGCTACCTGGCGCGCTTTTAAAATCGACGACACGCTACACGGCGTCATGATGGATACCGCGAAGACAACGTCGATGGTGTTCATCATCCTGCTCGGTGCGGCGATGCTAACCTCGGCGTTTCGCGGATTCGGTGGCGAAGAACTGGTTAAGGAGCATTTAACCGCGCTGCCGGGCGGTTTCTGGACCCAGTTTATCGTCGTTATGGCGGTCATCTTTTTTCTCGGATTTTTCCTCGACTTCCTGGAAATTGCCGTAGTCGTGGTACCGATCGTGGCCCCGATTCTGCTGGCCGACCCCGGTGCCAATGTCACTGCGGTCTGGTTTGGTGTCATGGTGGGATTGAATATCCAGACGTCGTTTCTGACACCCCCGTTCGGGTTCTCGCTGTTTTACCTGCGCGGGGTTGCGCCCAGGGATGTACGTACCCTGCAAATCTATAAAGGTGCAGCTGCGTTTATCGTATTGCAGCTCGCCGGCCTGGCAATTGCCGGTGCCTTCCCGGGCCTGGTCAACTACCTGCCGAACAAGACCCACCTGGTCTCGGAGACCGCGCCGCCGCCCAGTAATCCGAAGCTACAGGAATGCCTTGAGAATTACCTGTTTGTCGAGTATGACAATAACCGCAGTACCATTGAATCGAGCATCGAACGGATCAGCACGGCCAGCCTGTCTTACCTGCCCGATGAGTACCAGGAGCGATTGAATGAAAGCTATAAACAGGCGGGTGCCGCGTTTGCAATGATCGAAGAGATCCGCGCCACCAAAAAAGCACTCGAGGATTATTCACCTGGCTACAGGCCTTTGCACGTCGAGGTTCGGCAGATTCAGAGAGAGGTTCGCAAGTTGAAAAAGGAAATCGATGAACTAGAGCAGCAGCGACAGCGTGTTGCATTTACCGAACCGGTCGACGAAAAGCGCATTAAAAAAATCCTTGCGGATATCGCAAGGATTGAGTCCGAAAGTAAAACGCTGCAGGCAAGCATTCCTGACAATTGGCAGGATGCACGCGCCAGGTTTGACGCGCTGGCCAAAGCGGAAACAAAGGCCCGCCGAACCTATCGACAAAACGTCGATGAAAGCTATGACATGATTGTCACAATGCGGAAAATGATCGGTGAAACCGATAAACTCGCGGTCCTGCAGCAGGAGTTTGATCCACTGCTGTCGTTAATCCGGGAGCAGGCGCCCGAAGACGGCCTGGAGGCGATAAAGATACTGGAACTCGAAGTCGACAAGCTCACCGAGACCCACCGCATCAAGTCCAAGCTGTCACGCGCCAAGCGGGCACTGCGCGGCACCACCCCCGACAAGGACAAGGCGATCGGCCAGGTAATGCTTGCCGCAGAGATTCTACAATCCGAAGTTGAATGGCACCAGCGTGCAGCCGACGAGCTCGCAGACGACCTCGACGAATACGACCAGGCTATTGCTAGCACCATCGGTATGCGCATGCAGGAACGCCTGACTTCCGAGCAGGCGGAATCGATCGCAAGCTGTCTTGCCGTTCATAAAGACCTCTCACTTCACTTCTAA